One Actinoplanes missouriensis 431 DNA segment encodes these proteins:
- a CDS encoding SRPBCC family protein, with protein sequence MAARADRVSRLIAASPAAVYGALLDRAALQAWLPPSGMSGRIERWDPRPGGGFRMVLTYLDPAGAPGKSSDATDVADVGFADLVPGERVVQRVVFEADDPAFAGVMTMTWDLAGSGDGTEVTVTATGVPSGIGQADHEAGIASSLGNLAAYLERS encoded by the coding sequence ATGGCAGCACGAGCCGACCGGGTGAGCCGGTTGATCGCGGCGTCACCGGCGGCCGTCTACGGCGCCCTGCTCGACCGGGCAGCGCTCCAGGCGTGGCTTCCCCCGTCCGGCATGAGCGGACGGATCGAGCGGTGGGATCCACGGCCCGGTGGCGGGTTCCGGATGGTGCTCACCTACCTGGACCCGGCTGGCGCTCCCGGCAAGAGCTCCGACGCCACGGATGTGGCCGATGTGGGGTTCGCCGACCTCGTGCCGGGCGAGCGAGTGGTGCAGCGTGTCGTGTTCGAGGCCGACGATCCGGCGTTCGCCGGCGTGATGACGATGACCTGGGATCTCGCCGGCAGCGGTGACGGCACCGAGGTGACGGTCACCGCCACCGGCGTGCCGTCCGGGATCGGTCAGGCGGACCACGAGGCGGGCATCGCGTCGTCACTGGGCAACCTGGCCGCGTACCTGGAAAGGTCTTGA
- a CDS encoding phage holin family protein has protein sequence MFAVTASASAGGGPTGASTAELVNQAAAQISTLVRDELALAKLELTEKGKRAGVGGGLFGGAAVLGLYGLGLLLTLAVVLLDLAWPLWLAVLVVMVVVFAAAGIAALLGRTKLKEAAPPVPRDAIAGVEADVNTIKTAAREGRRS, from the coding sequence GTGTTTGCGGTGACGGCAAGCGCATCGGCCGGTGGCGGGCCCACCGGCGCGTCCACGGCGGAACTGGTCAACCAGGCCGCCGCACAGATCTCGACCCTGGTCCGCGACGAACTGGCGCTGGCCAAGCTGGAACTGACCGAGAAGGGTAAGCGCGCCGGCGTCGGCGGTGGACTGTTCGGCGGCGCCGCGGTCCTCGGCCTGTACGGTCTCGGGCTGCTGCTCACCCTCGCGGTGGTGCTGCTCGACCTGGCCTGGCCGCTGTGGCTGGCCGTGCTGGTCGTGATGGTCGTGGTCTTCGCCGCGGCCGGGATCGCCGCGCTGCTCGGCCGCACCAAGCTCAAGGAGGCCGCGCCGCCGGTCCCGCGGGACGCCATCGCCGGCGTGGAGGCCGACGTGAACACCATCAAGACCGCGGCTCGGGAGGGACGCCGATCATGA
- a CDS encoding DUF3618 domain-containing protein: protein MSTSDKPADQEQLRSEIEQTRADLGQTVEALAAKTDVKARAKDAAADAKARVKGAAADAKDRAVAATVDAKDRAVAATADAKDRAVSATTEAKERVVAATSDAKDRAVAVTADAPERGRQAVAEVREDPRRAVSPALLGAAVIAAVAGIVILRRRRS from the coding sequence ATGAGTACTTCGGACAAGCCGGCCGACCAGGAGCAGTTGCGCAGCGAGATCGAGCAGACCCGCGCCGACCTGGGGCAGACGGTGGAGGCGCTGGCCGCCAAGACCGACGTCAAGGCCCGGGCGAAGGACGCCGCCGCCGACGCGAAGGCCCGCGTCAAGGGGGCCGCCGCCGACGCCAAGGACCGCGCTGTCGCGGCGACCGTCGACGCGAAGGACCGCGCCGTGGCGGCGACGGCCGACGCCAAGGACCGGGCCGTGTCGGCGACCACGGAGGCCAAGGAACGGGTGGTGGCCGCCACCTCGGACGCCAAGGACCGGGCCGTCGCGGTGACGGCTGACGCTCCCGAGCGTGGCCGGCAGGCGGTCGCCGAGGTTCGGGAGGACCCGCGCCGCGCGGTCTCGCCGGCCCTGCTCGGCGCCGCCGTGATCGCCGCCGTGGCCGGCATCGTCATCCTCCGCCGCCGGCGCTCCTGA